From Spartinivicinus ruber, the proteins below share one genomic window:
- a CDS encoding polysaccharide deacetylase family protein produces the protein MSWQQLATEIKTWEKAKKTITLWWRDDDAHANSPALEQLIQLTHTHQIPVCLAVIPSQLELSLIELVEQYPLVWLSQHGYSHQNHAPADQRKCELGTNRLFEVIASELLTGQNILQQALPKQFFPILVPPWNRMAKALINELANMHYIGLSTLGPRTTRKDLVVQNVHVDIINWKQRQFAGEQHCLEQLTQHLKARRLNQVDCQEATGLMTHHLAHDDGCWQFCQQLCEFLQPYSHIKWQKPNLLFSKASVVSLKTTPNS, from the coding sequence ATGAGTTGGCAGCAATTAGCAACAGAAATTAAAACCTGGGAAAAAGCGAAAAAAACCATCACCCTGTGGTGGCGAGATGATGATGCCCATGCCAACAGCCCTGCACTGGAACAATTAATTCAGTTAACCCATACACATCAAATTCCTGTTTGCCTGGCAGTTATTCCCAGTCAGCTGGAACTGTCGTTGATCGAACTGGTTGAACAATATCCTTTGGTTTGGCTGAGCCAACATGGGTATAGCCATCAAAACCATGCCCCGGCTGATCAACGAAAATGCGAATTAGGTACCAACCGACTTTTTGAAGTTATCGCCAGTGAATTATTAACAGGTCAAAATATCCTGCAACAGGCACTTCCAAAACAGTTCTTTCCGATACTAGTCCCTCCCTGGAACCGGATGGCAAAAGCACTAATAAACGAGCTAGCCAATATGCATTATATTGGCTTATCCACTTTAGGTCCCCGCACGACAAGAAAAGATCTAGTGGTACAAAATGTTCATGTGGATATCATTAATTGGAAACAACGACAGTTTGCTGGTGAACAACACTGCCTGGAACAACTGACCCAACATTTGAAAGCACGACGTTTAAATCAGGTTGATTGCCAAGAAGCTACCGGGTTAATGACCCACCACTTGGCACATGATGATGGCTGCTGGCAGTTTTGCCAACAATTATGTGAATTTTTACAACCTTACTCGCATATAAAATGGCAAAAGCCCAATTTGTTATTTAGTAAAGCCAGTGTGGTTTCGCTTAAAACTACGCCTAATAGTTAA